One window from the genome of Candidatus Omnitrophota bacterium encodes:
- a CDS encoding DUF362 domain-containing protein, producing MSKVSIVKCSDYDPNKVEAAVFRSVELLGGIGSFVKKGDTVLIKPNLLSASPPEEAVCTHPEVVRAAIRLVKKAGREALVGDSPGTFLGTKEIEEVYEKTGIKSVAEEENAELVKFDKSRMVGGYPIAIEALKASFILSLPKLKTHVFTVMTGAVKNTFGMVPGLFKSQCHKKSPQPKKFAAILLDVYGIVKPGLSILDGIVGMEGEGPAAGRVVNTGIVAASADGVSLDAVISKIAGVPASKDIIVNEARRRNAGEADLNKIEVLGEPIEAVKFKKFRLPVTASAVSALPDFIMDFMRGILNFRPFIYEKACVKCGICKTACPVDAITISKTESRIYDNICIRCFCCHEMCPHKAIYIKKGLLTRLLWRS from the coding sequence ATGTCCAAAGTATCAATAGTCAAATGCAGTGACTATGATCCTAATAAAGTAGAAGCCGCGGTATTTCGCTCTGTGGAACTATTGGGCGGCATAGGAAGTTTTGTAAAAAAAGGCGATACGGTCCTTATAAAGCCGAATCTCCTTTCGGCGAGCCCTCCGGAAGAGGCCGTCTGCACGCACCCGGAAGTCGTGAGAGCGGCAATAAGATTGGTAAAAAAAGCCGGCCGAGAAGCGCTTGTCGGCGATTCGCCGGGGACATTTTTGGGCACCAAAGAGATTGAAGAGGTCTACGAAAAGACCGGCATAAAGAGCGTTGCCGAAGAAGAAAATGCTGAGCTGGTAAAATTTGACAAATCGCGGATGGTAGGGGGCTATCCAATAGCCATTGAGGCGCTTAAAGCGTCATTTATACTATCGCTGCCTAAACTCAAGACGCATGTTTTTACGGTGATGACAGGTGCCGTAAAGAACACCTTTGGGATGGTGCCCGGCCTTTTTAAGAGCCAGTGTCATAAAAAAAGCCCCCAGCCGAAAAAATTTGCTGCAATATTACTGGATGTCTACGGGATAGTGAAGCCCGGGCTTTCTATATTGGACGGTATTGTGGGAATGGAAGGTGAAGGGCCGGCAGCGGGAAGAGTTGTAAATACCGGTATAGTCGCGGCCAGTGCCGACGGGGTAAGCCTTGACGCAGTCATATCCAAAATAGCAGGCGTGCCTGCTTCAAAAGACATCATAGTAAATGAAGCGCGCAGGCGGAACGCGGGAGAGGCAGATCTGAATAAAATAGAAGTATTGGGCGAACCCATAGAGGCGGTAAAGTTTAAGAAATTCAGGCTGCCCGTGACGGCGAGCGCTGTGAGCGCGCTGCCGGATTTTATAATGGACTTCATGCGGGGAATACTCAATTTTAGGCCGTTTATATACGAGAAGGCATGCGTGAAGTGCGGCATATGCAAGACTGCCTGCCCGGTTGACGCAATTACTATCAGCAAGACAGAATCGCGCATATATGATAATATATGTATTAGGTGTTTCTGCTGCCACGAGATGTGCCCGCATAAGGCGATCTATATAAAGAAGGGGTTATTAACGCGGCTGTTATGGAGGAGCTGA